A genomic segment from Truepera sp. encodes:
- the rph gene encoding ribonuclease PH → MAAVRREGRAADELRPVKVELGFNPHAEGSSLVTWGKTVVLATVTIESKLPPHMRGGGNKSGWLTAEYALLPRSTTERVPRERLYASGRTQEIQRLMGRALRSTVDLELFRGKTITVDADVLVADGGTRCAAILAGYAALHQAADRLVYKGDLAEWPLKHELAAVSVGVVDGEARVDLDYAEDAAAVLDLNVVASGTGDVLEVQGGSEGTPVSAERYVGLVGAGVAAVETLLAQVRGQLK, encoded by the coding sequence ATGGCCGCCGTGAGGCGAGAGGGGCGCGCCGCCGATGAGTTGCGCCCCGTCAAGGTCGAGCTGGGCTTCAACCCGCACGCGGAGGGTTCCTCCCTCGTCACGTGGGGCAAGACCGTGGTGTTGGCGACGGTCACCATCGAGTCCAAACTGCCTCCTCACATGCGCGGCGGCGGCAACAAGTCGGGCTGGCTGACCGCCGAATACGCGCTCCTCCCGCGCAGCACCACCGAACGCGTGCCACGTGAGCGGCTCTACGCCTCCGGCCGCACGCAGGAGATCCAGCGCCTGATGGGGCGGGCGCTGCGCAGCACGGTGGACCTCGAACTGTTCCGCGGCAAGACCATCACCGTCGACGCCGACGTCCTGGTGGCCGACGGCGGCACGCGCTGCGCGGCCATCCTGGCGGGTTACGCGGCGCTGCACCAAGCGGCCGACAGGCTCGTGTACAAGGGCGACCTTGCAGAGTGGCCCCTTAAACACGAGCTTGCCGCCGTGAGCGTCGGCGTGGTCGACGGCGAGGCCCGCGTGGACCTCGATTACGCCGAGGACGCGGCCGCCGTCCTCGACCTGAACGTCGTGGCCAGTGGGACTGGCGACGTCCTAGAGGTGCAGGGCGGCAGCGAGGGTACCCCCGTGTCGGCGGAACGCTACGTGGGGCTCGTCGGGGCCGGGGTGGCCGCGGTAGAGACGCTGCTTGCCCAGGTGCGAGGGCAGCTCAAGTGA
- a CDS encoding DUF2847 family protein, producing MLKDRIVLLNTPEAVEAFIDRYPTSVIYKAGTCHKTMQGFGFVQERLEDREDLMCGVIRVVEARAASNLVAERTGIVHESPQVILFEDGRPVFDADNWDITPEAIASGFEKVAVGRPVAPPSAAQGSDLRPYFEVLESYLAGTIDDSQFEHTYTHMFRGDSTLRPGDEVDVLNSIFGDVDQHMNMHLMMQGKADNSQLRQRAQAAYDRLKEMAGARA from the coding sequence ATGCTGAAAGACAGGATCGTTCTACTCAACACTCCGGAGGCCGTCGAGGCCTTCATCGACCGCTACCCCACGAGCGTGATCTACAAGGCCGGCACGTGCCACAAGACCATGCAGGGCTTCGGGTTCGTACAGGAACGACTCGAGGACCGCGAGGACCTCATGTGCGGCGTCATCCGGGTGGTCGAGGCCAGGGCCGCCAGCAACCTCGTGGCCGAGCGCACGGGCATCGTGCACGAGTCGCCGCAGGTGATCCTCTTCGAGGATGGGCGCCCCGTGTTCGATGCCGACAACTGGGACATCACGCCGGAGGCCATAGCCAGCGGCTTCGAGAAGGTGGCGGTGGGCCGGCCCGTGGCGCCCCCCAGTGCCGCGCAGGGCTCCGACCTGCGCCCCTATTTCGAAGTGCTCGAGAGCTACCTCGCCGGAACTATCGACGATTCCCAGTTCGAGCACACATACACGCACATGTTCCGTGGCGATTCCACGTTGCGGCCGGGTGACGAGGTGGACGTGCTCAACTCGATCTTCGGCGACGTCGACCAGCACATGAACATGCATCTGATGATGCAGGGCAAGGCCGACAACTCCCAGCTCCGCCAGCGCGCGCAGGCCGCCTACGACAGGCTGAAGGAGATGGCGGGGGCCCGCGCCTGA
- the murI gene encoding glutamate racemase encodes MPAQNSAPIGVFDSGVGGLTVLRALRQALPNESFVYLGDTARLPYGSKPLEMVRGFAEGVVAELVSRGVKGVVVACNTASAAALPALGDRSPVPLWGVVEPGVSAALRVAGSGRVGVLGTVATVGARVYQDRLEAAGASTWSRACPLFVPIVEEGLADGPGSEIAQLVASHYLRDRPELDAIILGCTHYPALKNVLRRVVGAALPLIDSADEVAAVVARDVATFGLGATGALPGSVHYLVTGDVGTFLHGAQAFGVPVGTSEQLDVTRLTGLRAAASRAGG; translated from the coding sequence GTGCCCGCCCAGAACTCCGCCCCCATCGGTGTGTTCGACTCGGGCGTCGGCGGCCTGACGGTGCTACGCGCCTTGCGGCAAGCCCTACCCAACGAGTCCTTCGTCTACCTGGGCGACACGGCCCGCCTGCCGTACGGCTCCAAGCCGCTAGAGATGGTCAGGGGCTTCGCCGAAGGGGTCGTCGCCGAACTCGTGAGCCGCGGTGTCAAGGGCGTGGTGGTGGCGTGCAACACCGCGTCGGCCGCCGCCTTACCGGCCCTGGGGGACCGGTCGCCGGTGCCCCTTTGGGGCGTCGTCGAACCCGGGGTGAGCGCGGCGTTGCGCGTTGCCGGGAGCGGCAGGGTCGGCGTGCTGGGCACCGTCGCCACGGTGGGGGCGCGCGTGTACCAGGACCGCCTCGAGGCGGCCGGCGCCAGCACCTGGTCGCGGGCCTGTCCACTGTTCGTTCCCATCGTCGAGGAGGGTCTGGCGGACGGGCCGGGCTCGGAGATCGCGCAGCTCGTGGCGTCTCACTACCTGCGAGACCGCCCGGAGCTGGACGCCATCATCCTCGGCTGCACCCATTATCCGGCCCTGAAGAACGTGCTTCGGCGCGTGGTGGGCGCCGCTCTTCCCCTGATCGACTCGGCGGACGAGGTGGCGGCCGTGGTGGCCCGTGACGTGGCCACGTTCGGCCTCGGGGCAACGGGAGCCCTGCCGGGCAGCGTGCACTACCTGGTCACGGGTGACGTGGGCACGTTCTTGCACGGGGCGCAGGCGTTCGGTGTTCCCGTAGGAACGTCGGAGCAACTCGACGTCACGCGCCTCACCGGCTTGCGGGCGGCGGCGAGTCGAGCGGGCGGATGA